One Egicoccus halophilus genomic region harbors:
- a CDS encoding DUF6326 family protein: protein MPWQLFEPAEPVGERRDGGRALERDTRATLSSLWVYVLLNVLFRDIHELFRPGFVAELVDNSVRGTTVDTAAVLVGGLALQLPLAVVVLSRLLNHRPARLANITGAAITAILLTSVWPKDADDVMFWAFELLGLAAIAVLAWRWAAPEPEPTSTEVWADPGGPHSV from the coding sequence GTGCCGTGGCAGCTCTTCGAGCCGGCTGAGCCAGTCGGGGAGCGGAGGGACGGCGGTCGAGCGCTCGAGCGCGATACCCGTGCGACCCTGTCATCGCTGTGGGTCTACGTGCTCCTGAACGTCTTGTTCCGAGACATCCACGAGCTCTTCCGTCCCGGGTTCGTCGCGGAACTCGTCGACAACTCGGTGCGCGGAACGACCGTCGACACCGCTGCGGTGCTTGTGGGCGGACTCGCCCTGCAGCTGCCGCTCGCTGTGGTCGTCCTCTCCAGGCTGCTCAACCATCGCCCGGCACGACTGGCCAACATCACCGGCGCTGCGATCACCGCCATCCTTCTGACGTCGGTGTGGCCCAAGGACGCCGACGACGTGATGTTCTGGGCCTTCGAACTGTTGGGCCTCGCTGCCATCGCGGTGCTTGCCTGGCGGTGGGCGGCCCCAGAACCCGAGCCGACCTCAACGGAAGTCTGGGCAGACCCTGGAGGCCCGCACAGCGTCTGA
- a CDS encoding TetR/AcrR family transcriptional regulator C-terminal domain-containing protein yields MPRDPLSRDRVIAAAVELADAEGLGAVTMNAVGARLGVRGMSLYHHVAGKEAILDGMVDAVFAEVHLPAVEEGWRKGMRRRAVSARAALSRHPWAVGLLDSRTTPGPATLAHHDAVLGCLRGNGFSVATAGLAFAVLDSYVFGFALQEVSLPFDSDADLAETPLAHDLLAAMPEGAYPHLVEAAGRAMTPGYAFADEFEPGLNLVIDGLSHLIPDDVAGPPAPT; encoded by the coding sequence GTGCCCCGCGACCCGCTGTCCCGGGACCGGGTGATCGCCGCGGCCGTCGAGCTGGCGGACGCCGAGGGACTCGGCGCCGTCACCATGAACGCCGTCGGCGCCCGGCTGGGCGTCCGCGGCATGTCGCTGTACCACCACGTGGCCGGGAAGGAGGCGATCCTGGACGGCATGGTGGACGCCGTGTTCGCCGAGGTGCACCTGCCCGCAGTCGAGGAGGGCTGGCGGAAGGGAATGCGCCGACGGGCGGTCTCAGCCAGAGCGGCGCTCTCACGGCATCCGTGGGCCGTCGGGCTCCTCGACTCCCGCACCACCCCGGGACCGGCAACCCTTGCCCACCACGACGCGGTCCTCGGCTGCCTGCGCGGCAACGGCTTCAGCGTCGCCACGGCCGGGCTGGCCTTCGCCGTCCTGGACAGCTACGTCTTCGGCTTCGCCCTCCAGGAAGTCAGCCTGCCCTTCGACAGCGACGCCGACCTCGCGGAGACGCCGTTGGCCCACGACCTCCTGGCAGCCATGCCCGAGGGCGCCTACCCCCACCTCGTTGAGGCCGCGGGCCGGGCGATGACCCCCGGGTACGCCTTCGCCGACGAGTTCGAGCCCGGCCTGAACCTGGTGATCGACGGGCTGTCCCACCTGATCCCCGACGACGTGGCAGGACCGCCCGCACCGACGTGA